From a region of the Oncorhynchus keta strain PuntledgeMale-10-30-2019 chromosome 13, Oket_V2, whole genome shotgun sequence genome:
- the si:ch211-222n4.2 gene encoding coiled-coil domain-containing protein 74A isoform X1, which produces MSGNSLPPVRNLPHWSRVGCLDKPCFPLPRPFPFNHLEPLSDSPRGDRGGEVSSHRDMDTRVASLQRNIQFLQLQHKDTLQKLHGEIDDLRRENKELQYKLIMEPSKSCRKGISLGSSHRSTRPPTQGSEAQRERVIYLEQPLQDTCPSQDPWLSIAGDGCVAHAYTENTGVAKLEHESELRGGLITSLQPLRIHSSPSHPPRPPTLQECEVIIRQLYNANSLQSQEIIRVKAVLRDIVFNKKITPENYIMTKAYLADSTSKAEKFPQLALQPLPKRMSGNQAGVTERVILPALKQHLSSSIAERQKRTQAVQRSRLRRTVH; this is translated from the exons ATGTCAGGCAACAGTCTTCCGCCTGTGCGAAATCTACCCCACTGGTCCCGCGTTGGATGTCTTGACAAGCCTTGCTTTCCACTACCACGTCCTTTCCCGTTTAACCACCTTGAACCGTTGTCCGATTCACCCcgaggggacagagggggagaggtctCATCTCACCGGGACATGGATACTCGCGTTGCATCGCTTCAGAGGAATATTCAGTTCCTGCAACTACAGCACAAGGACACTCTTCAGAAGCTACACGGTGAAATAGATGACCTCAGACGGGAAAATAAAG AGCTGCAGTATAAGCTGATCATGGAGCCTTCAAAGTCTTGCAGAAAAG GTATTTCTTTAGGATCAAGCCACCGGAGCACAAGGCCACCAACACAGGGCAGtgaggcccagagagagagagtgatctaCCTGGAGCAACCTTTACAAGACACATGCCCATCTCAAGACCCATGGCTCAG TATAGCGGGGGACGGTTGTGTGGCTCACGCCTACACTGAGAACACTGGAGTGGCAAAGCTTGAACACGAGTCAGAGTTGAGGGGAGGGCTTATCACCTCTCTACAACCCCTCCGGATCCACAgcagcccatcccatcccccccGACCCCCCACCCTTCAGGAATGTGAGGTTATCATACGGCAGCTCTACAACGCCAACAGCCTGCAGTCTCAGGAG ATTATACGTGTGAAGGCTGTCCTCCGAGACATTGTGTTCAACAAGAAAATCACTCCTGAGAACTACATCATGACAAAGGCCTACCTTGCTGACAGCACCAG CAAGGCAGAGAAGTTTCCCCAACTAGCACTTCAACCACTTCCCAAGAGAAT GTCTGGGAACCAGGCAGGGGTGACAGAGAGGGTGATCCTCCCAGCCCTCAAACAGCACCTGAGCTCCAGCATCgcagagaggcagaaaaggaCCCAGGCTGTACAGAGGAGCAGGCTGAGGAGAACAGTGCATTGA
- the si:ch211-222n4.2 gene encoding coiled-coil domain-containing protein 74A isoform X2, with protein MSGNSLPPVRNLPHWSRVGCLDKPCFPLPRPFPFNHLEPLSDSPRGDRGGEVSSHRDMDTRVASLQRNIQFLQLQHKDTLQKLHGEIDDLRRENKELQYKLIMEPSKSCRKGSSHRSTRPPTQGSEAQRERVIYLEQPLQDTCPSQDPWLSIAGDGCVAHAYTENTGVAKLEHESELRGGLITSLQPLRIHSSPSHPPRPPTLQECEVIIRQLYNANSLQSQEIIRVKAVLRDIVFNKKITPENYIMTKAYLADSTSKAEKFPQLALQPLPKRMSGNQAGVTERVILPALKQHLSSSIAERQKRTQAVQRSRLRRTVH; from the exons ATGTCAGGCAACAGTCTTCCGCCTGTGCGAAATCTACCCCACTGGTCCCGCGTTGGATGTCTTGACAAGCCTTGCTTTCCACTACCACGTCCTTTCCCGTTTAACCACCTTGAACCGTTGTCCGATTCACCCcgaggggacagagggggagaggtctCATCTCACCGGGACATGGATACTCGCGTTGCATCGCTTCAGAGGAATATTCAGTTCCTGCAACTACAGCACAAGGACACTCTTCAGAAGCTACACGGTGAAATAGATGACCTCAGACGGGAAAATAAAG AGCTGCAGTATAAGCTGATCATGGAGCCTTCAAAGTCTTGCAGAAAAG GATCAAGCCACCGGAGCACAAGGCCACCAACACAGGGCAGtgaggcccagagagagagagtgatctaCCTGGAGCAACCTTTACAAGACACATGCCCATCTCAAGACCCATGGCTCAG TATAGCGGGGGACGGTTGTGTGGCTCACGCCTACACTGAGAACACTGGAGTGGCAAAGCTTGAACACGAGTCAGAGTTGAGGGGAGGGCTTATCACCTCTCTACAACCCCTCCGGATCCACAgcagcccatcccatcccccccGACCCCCCACCCTTCAGGAATGTGAGGTTATCATACGGCAGCTCTACAACGCCAACAGCCTGCAGTCTCAGGAG ATTATACGTGTGAAGGCTGTCCTCCGAGACATTGTGTTCAACAAGAAAATCACTCCTGAGAACTACATCATGACAAAGGCCTACCTTGCTGACAGCACCAG CAAGGCAGAGAAGTTTCCCCAACTAGCACTTCAACCACTTCCCAAGAGAAT GTCTGGGAACCAGGCAGGGGTGACAGAGAGGGTGATCCTCCCAGCCCTCAAACAGCACCTGAGCTCCAGCATCgcagagaggcagaaaaggaCCCAGGCTGTACAGAGGAGCAGGCTGAGGAGAACAGTGCATTGA